The DNA window GCTCTCGGAGGACCTCCAGCACGACGACGAGGGCTGCCTCTCCGTGCCGGGCCTCTTCTTCCCGCGCACCCGCTCCGCCTACGCGCGCTGTGTGGGCACGGACGTCGAGGGCCAGGAGATCGAGCTGGCGGGGGAGGGTCTCGTCGCCCGCCTCATCCAGCACGAGGTGGGCCACCTCGACGGAGCGCTCTACATCGACGGCCTCGAGCGCTCCGTGAAGAAGCGGGCGTTGCGCCAGATCAGGGAGACCCTCTAAGCTCTGCAGTGACAGGCACGCACTGATCACAGAACCCTCCGCAGTACCGATTCGTTGGGGAAGACGCATCGGACACCGGAAGGAACGAGATGACCCAGGGCGTTCTGTACATCCACTCCGCTCCGCGGGCCCTCACGCCGCATATCGACTGGGCCGCCAGCGGAGTTCTCGGCGTACCCGCACGCATCCGCTGGGAGGACCAGCCGGTGGGCCGCGGGCTGCAGCGCGCGGAGATGACCTGGCGCGGCCGGGAGGACACGGGCGCACGCCTGGTGAGCGCCCTGCGCGGC is part of the Brachybacterium ginsengisoli genome and encodes:
- a CDS encoding peptide deformylase, coding for MTIRPIRIVGDPVLRTPCDPIRTITDGTRTLVQDLIDSVDDEGRAGVAANQIGVSLRAFSWNLGEEGGLGCILNPVIVELSEDLQHDDEGCLSVPGLFFPRTRSAYARCVGTDVEGQEIELAGEGLVARLIQHEVGHLDGALYIDGLERSVKKRALRQIRETL